In the genome of Succinivibrio dextrinosolvens, the window GTGTTAAAAGAACATTTGAAAAAAAGGATTCTGCGCCATCCTTATACCTAAGAACTACAATCTGAGGATTTATTGACGCGTCCTCTTTAATACCAGAAACTAAGGCACTTTTTCCTAAAGTAGAACCTGTTTTAACAAATAAAATATCTCCATTTTTAATCATTATTTCAGGAGATTCTTCGTACTTTTCTCTAGTGATATAGGTATTTTTACAGTCCACTGTTAGTTTGTTGTGTACTATGTTAGAAGGACTGAATGTAAGAACTCCTCCAGACTCCTTTGAGATAATATCTTTTTCTGTATAACCTCTGAAACCGATTCGTCCATTTATATTACAGGTATCTCCAACCTTACGCCGTTCCCAAGCATCAGTAAAACCAGAAAATCTAATTTCTGGATATTTTTCCCCACTTTTAGGAAACATTTTTTGAAGAAACGATTTTTTTAGATTAAGTAACTTCTCAAACTTACGCTGATGAAGGGTAATAAGCTTATCTACAGATTGTAAAAATTGTCCAATCTTCACCTGTTCCTTATATGGTGGCAAAATAATTTGAAGGTCCTTTACTATTGTTCCTGATAAATTTCCTTGTCCACCTTGAAGGTACGTTGAAATAATTGAAGCCTTATTCTTCCTTAACCACTGCATTATAAATTCAGAGTCAAAATTTTCATGAGGTAAAATAGCTAGAATTGCTTGATTAATTGCACCTGTTATTTGTGAACGATTAACTTCACCGCTTGTTGCACCGTACAAGGCATAAAGAATATCTCCTTTATTAACCATGGCTGCAGATGAATTTTCTAATCCTTCTTTAGTTATAAAAAGTTCTGTGTGATCTGAACTAATTTCACCAGATCTTATGAAAGGGATTTCACCATTGTAGTATTCTGATTTTCCAACTTTAGGAGTTCCTCCTGAATAAGAGTCTGTGATATCTCCTAACCTACGCTGTTCCCAATCTTCAGTAAATCCAGTGAAGCGAATCTCAGGAGTTTTCTTATCGTTAATCATTCTAATTTGCTCCTAGAATTTTTCTGAACTCTTCAATTCCTTTTAAATCAAATTCATTACAAACTAAAGATTCAGTTAAGTTCGTCAAACTTGATTCAATATTTAAAATACCTTCATTTATTTCAGAAAATGTATTCTCATATTTAGAACAAACTTTTTGAATTTCTTCTACAATACCGTCTATAACGTGATTTGACATACTTAGCAAATTAGTAAGAAGAGGTGAACACCATTTCATAAATAATAAATCCCTAGCAGAGGTATCGGAAATCTCTTCTATATATTTTTTTGTTTTAATCTCAAGCTCAGTCCTTAAGATTTTTATTTCTTTTTTCAGATTTTTTTCTTTAGCATTAAGAGATGATGCTTTTTTTAGTTTGTTTACAATCTCTGCGTCATCACTGTATTCTTTAAGAGCTTTCTTTACCTCTGCCCATACAAACGTATCTTCTGAAATAAAATCCTTCTCTTTCAGTTCATCATCAAAAGACTCAATAAGTTCGCTATAAGAAGATAAGATTTCAGCTAAATATTCTTCTTTTGCATTTATTTTGTTTAAGTCTTCCTGAAAACAATTATTTTGAACTAATTCAAAAGGAAGAACATGGCCTTTCCAACCATCCTGTATTTCGATTTCCTTGTTGTCTTTCTTTTTTACTACCATGTTTGGATCAACTTGTCTTACTGAAACAAATCCTTCTGTCTGAAGAATTTCTAGATCTCCAGATATGATTTTTGACCATTGATCGTCCAAAAACTGATAAGCATGATATTTATCAATAAGTTCATTATCTTTTATTCTTAAGTTGATTATCTGAAAGATTTTTTCTTCTTCTTTTGAGATATCAACAGTGTTAAAGTTTTCAACTATCTCATTTCGTAAGTATTCATCCAGTCCTTTAAGTGAATCTATATATTTGTTTTTGAATAGCATTACTTCATTGTGTGAAAGGATAGATTCTCTCAGATTTTCGTTAACTAAAAGAGAATAAGCTTCGTTTTTCTCCTTAAAAATAGATCTTCTTAATGAAGGAAATGCCTTCCAATAAATATTAAGCTCATCTAATTCAAAATTTGGCAAACCTCCAAACATCTGTGCATAAATATCCCAACAATCATTCTTCTCTGATGAGTCTATGTAACGAGGAATATTCAGATTATAGTCATTTGCTCTGATTTGCTCTCGAGATACAACTTTTGCGTACTTGTGAATATCTGTTCTTGAAACATAAGCATCAACAATTCTTTTTATGTCTGAAGCTCTTAACTTATTTGATTTTCCTTCTTTTTCATAATATTTAGAGGCATCAATAAAAAGAACATCAGTATTCTCTCTTTTCTGTTTTAATACCATGATAATTGTAGGAATACCTGTGCCATAAAAAATATTAGCAGGTAAACCGATAATGGTATCTATATTGTTTTTTTCTATCAGATTCTTTCTTATTTCACCTTCTTCTCCACCACGGAAAAGTACGCCATGAGGCAGAACAATATTCATTATTCCTGAAGGGTTAATATGATAAAGGTCATGAAGAAGAAAGGCATAATCCGCTTTTCCTTTTGGAGCTAGACCAAATGTTTTATATCGAGGATCAGTGTCTTTTCCCGAAGGATCCCATGCCTGTGAATAAGGAGGATTACTTACTACAGCATCTACGTACAGAGGCTCATATGTTTTTAATGGATCTTCTTCATCAAAGTAAGGCCAATCATCCTCTAGAGTATCACCTCTACGGGTTTCAATGTTGTCCGGGAGAATACCTCTCATGACAAGATTCATTCGTGTAAGATTATAGGTATTTTCTTTTATTTCCTGAGCATAATATTTGATATTGTCGGAATCACCGCTGTATTTTGAAACAGCTTTACCGATATTTATTAGCAAAGATCCGGAACCAGATGTCGGATCATAGATTTTTATATCAGTAGACTTGTTTCTTAAATGGTATGCAACAATCTCTGACATTAGAACAGAAACTTCGTGGGGAGTATAGAACTCTCCTGCCTTTTTTCCTGCATTTGCTGCAAACTTTTCGATTAAATACTCATAAATAAATCCAATGACATCGTAATCTTGTTTCCCATCCATAGGAATATCATTGATTAAGTAGAGAAGGTCTCGAATAGCTTTGGTTCTAGCGGCTGATGAATCTCCTAATTTTGAGAGTCCAGTTTGCAAAGTATCGAAAATTTTCGCAAAAACTTTTTTATGGGCTTTATTTATAAGTCGGCTGAATGCACCTAAAGCAACATTCACGGAATCAGCTGAAAAATCACTCTTCTCACTTAGCCATGTTGAGAACAGGTTGTTGTATTCAATAAAATACCCGATATTCTGCTGAACATTCTTTCTTATTTGCTCGTCGTCCTCAGTAACAGTTTTCAGGTCTTCATCAGAATATTGCAATTCATTTTTCAGATATTGAACTTCTTTATTTGACAAAAACTTGTAGAAGATAAATCCTAGAATATAGTCTTTATATTCGTTAGCCTCTATTTTTGAACGCATTTTATTTGCTGATTCCCAAATTTTTGAGGCGAGTTGCTGCTTATTCATTTTATTTCCTTATTTTTTTATGTCTTATTCTTTTATCTGTAATAACTTTAACTAATATATTTTGAAAAAGTTTTCTTCATTTTTAAGGATGTTTCCATAAACCATAAAAACTGGTTAGGCCAGTCTTTCTCATTTTCTAAATCAACTTCTTTTTCTGTTGTTATTGAAGATTTTATTCTGGAGTCATTTCTGTCCCAATCAAAAGACAATCCTGTTTCTTTCTCAATTTCATCTTTGTATTTAAATAGATTATCAAAGAGTTCTTTGTTGTTTCTAATAGTAAATTCAACTCCAATTGAATTTCTTATTTGCAGTCGAAGCAATAATATTTCAGCTTCACTAGTTCCTATTGAAAGCGTATACCAATGGTCTTTACTAGGTTTTCTTTTATTAAAGGATTTTGCATATTCACTATTTAAATCCCAAGAATCTCTTAGAGCGGTCCAATAATTTAGTCTTGCTAGTTGTGTATCAGTATCTTTTTTACTTGTTGTGCTTGATGTTTTTGTTTGTTTGGCCCAATTATTGGGTATTTCAACAGGAACAAACTGGGGGGCTAATTGAGAATTTCCTATTCTGTAAAGTTTGATTTCAACTAGAAAGAAACCAATCTTTTCATCAGTGTGATCGTTCAACCACGATATTGCTGCTTTATGTTCTTCTCTGGCTTTCTTAACGATCCATATAACGTAGCTTGCGTTTTTTCCAGAGGCGTAAGTTAAGATTTTTCCAAGGTGGTCATGATTACTTTGTTCTAACTGATTCTCAATAATTATCCTCTCATCAGAATCCGTGATTTTCGCATATATGTCTGCAGAAAAGGAACCAACAGCTGATTCAGTTGACTCAACATTTATATCAATTCCAAGAGTCTGACCAAGAATTTCTATATTCTCTTTTTGAGAAAGCCATGGAGTGAAATCCCTGGCTTCATCTTTCCAAACTGAGCGAAGATCTGTTATTTCTTCCAACTTTCCTAAAAAAATGTTGCTCATTAAAACCGCCTTAATCTGTTTGAATACTTTTACTTAATATTTCTTACTAGCATATGACTGTTCCAGATTTCGATGAATATCAATTCTTTTTTAATTCTCTATATACAGTCATTCTCGAAACTCCCAGATCCTTTGCAATCCTAGTCATGGGAATTCCAGCTGCATATTTTTCATGACAGATCTTTTTCTTTTCTTCTGTCATCACAACAGGCCTTCCTGACTTATATGTTCCTCTGGCCTTTGCTACAGCAATACCTTCTAAAACTCTACTTCTAATAAGTGCAGCTTCAAATTCGGCCACGCCACCGATTACCTGCAGCATCAATTTGGCAGTAGGATTATTATCATCATTGGAGAACTCCAGGTGCTGCTGAACAAAGTGGATAGTACATCCTTTATCGGTTATTTCTTTTACCAGATCAAGAAGATCTCTTAAATTACGTGCAAGACGATCCATCGAGTGAACGTATATATGATCACCTTTACGGCAATAAGAAAGCATATTCTTTAAAGCTGGTCTTTCTCTGGTACGTCCACTGATTTTTTCTTCAAAAACTTTATCGAATTTCATTCCATCAAGTTGACGGTCATAACTTTGGTCCAGCGTTGATACTCGAAGATAAGCGATCTTTTGATAATTGGCCATAATTTATTTACATAAAGAAGAGATTGTTATAACTATGTAACATTATATCAATTTGATAGTTTGTTAAGATGTGAGCAATGCTGAATTTATCAGTAAAAAGGAATCAACGGAAAAGTGTAACAATAACTATAGTTTTTTGAGTACTCTGAAACAGTCTTCAATTTTAACCTGCCGGTGATAGGCATGACCAATTTCCTAATCATCAAGTTTGTGCTCAGCATTAGGGGCATCACTGTAGACCACAGCCGAATAACCACACAGTCTTAAGCGTTTCTGATATAAATCATCTTTAAAGGAGCTAGCCTTAAGTGCTCCCGGCTCTTGAGATCAACCGCTGTTGCTAGCTACTTGACTGTTTCTTTACAACAATCAACCTCGGTGAAATTTGACACATATAATAGGATTATATTCCTACTTTTACAAGTAAAATCTTTAAAGATTATCTTTTAATAATAATTCAAGTTAATCAAGCATATTCCGTAAAATTACTATTAGTAACAAACATTAGTAATAGTAATTATTTATCTTTTTATATCAATATGTTAAACGATTTTTTATAACTAATTTTTCTTTACTATTTGCAAAGACCAAAATGCACATGATAGCATCGTCAT includes:
- a CDS encoding restriction endonuclease subunit S — its product is MINDKKTPEIRFTGFTEDWEQRRLGDITDSYSGGTPKVGKSEYYNGEIPFIRSGEISSDHTELFITKEGLENSSAAMVNKGDILYALYGATSGEVNRSQITGAINQAILAILPHENFDSEFIMQWLRKNKASIISTYLQGGQGNLSGTIVKDLQIILPPYKEQVKIGQFLQSVDKLITLHQRKFEKLLNLKKSFLQKMFPKSGEKYPEIRFSGFTDAWERRKVGDTCNINGRIGFRGYTEKDIISKESGGVLTFSPSNIVHNKLTVDCKNTYITREKYEESPEIMIKNGDILFVKTGSTLGKSALVSGIKEDASINPQIVVLRYKDGAESFFSNVLLTQGVLKQVAAVRIGGAVPTMTETELKNITYYAPISKEEKLKIGNFFSNLDNLITLHLRKMEMLQKLKQAFLQKMFV
- a CDS encoding type I restriction-modification system subunit M — its product is MNKQQLASKIWESANKMRSKIEANEYKDYILGFIFYKFLSNKEVQYLKNELQYSDEDLKTVTEDDEQIRKNVQQNIGYFIEYNNLFSTWLSEKSDFSADSVNVALGAFSRLINKAHKKVFAKIFDTLQTGLSKLGDSSAARTKAIRDLLYLINDIPMDGKQDYDVIGFIYEYLIEKFAANAGKKAGEFYTPHEVSVLMSEIVAYHLRNKSTDIKIYDPTSGSGSLLINIGKAVSKYSGDSDNIKYYAQEIKENTYNLTRMNLVMRGILPDNIETRRGDTLEDDWPYFDEEDPLKTYEPLYVDAVVSNPPYSQAWDPSGKDTDPRYKTFGLAPKGKADYAFLLHDLYHINPSGIMNIVLPHGVLFRGGEEGEIRKNLIEKNNIDTIIGLPANIFYGTGIPTIIMVLKQKRENTDVLFIDASKYYEKEGKSNKLRASDIKRIVDAYVSRTDIHKYAKVVSREQIRANDYNLNIPRYIDSSEKNDCWDIYAQMFGGLPNFELDELNIYWKAFPSLRRSIFKEKNEAYSLLVNENLRESILSHNEVMLFKNKYIDSLKGLDEYLRNEIVENFNTVDISKEEEKIFQIINLRIKDNELIDKYHAYQFLDDQWSKIISGDLEILQTEGFVSVRQVDPNMVVKKKDNKEIEIQDGWKGHVLPFELVQNNCFQEDLNKINAKEEYLAEILSSYSELIESFDDELKEKDFISEDTFVWAEVKKALKEYSDDAEIVNKLKKASSLNAKEKNLKKEIKILRTELEIKTKKYIEEISDTSARDLLFMKWCSPLLTNLLSMSNHVIDGIVEEIQKVCSKYENTFSEINEGILNIESSLTNLTESLVCNEFDLKGIEEFRKILGAN
- a CDS encoding DUF4268 domain-containing protein; this encodes MSNIFLGKLEEITDLRSVWKDEARDFTPWLSQKENIEILGQTLGIDINVESTESAVGSFSADIYAKITDSDERIIIENQLEQSNHDHLGKILTYASGKNASYVIWIVKKAREEHKAAISWLNDHTDEKIGFFLVEIKLYRIGNSQLAPQFVPVEIPNNWAKQTKTSSTTSKKDTDTQLARLNYWTALRDSWDLNSEYAKSFNKRKPSKDHWYTLSIGTSEAEILLLRLQIRNSIGVEFTIRNNKELFDNLFKYKDEIEKETGLSFDWDRNDSRIKSSITTEKEVDLENEKDWPNQFLWFMETSLKMKKTFSKYIS
- a CDS encoding recombinase family protein, which gives rise to MANYQKIAYLRVSTLDQSYDRQLDGMKFDKVFEEKISGRTRERPALKNMLSYCRKGDHIYVHSMDRLARNLRDLLDLVKEITDKGCTIHFVQQHLEFSNDDNNPTAKLMLQVIGGVAEFEAALIRSRVLEGIAVAKARGTYKSGRPVVMTEEKKKICHEKYAAGIPMTRIAKDLGVSRMTVYRELKKN